The Bacteroidota bacterium genome includes a region encoding these proteins:
- a CDS encoding DUF4405 domain-containing protein, translating into MESKTKKKFQWRSFTTFYIVISFLIISISGIILYITPPGRVANWSDWKFIGLTKYQWQSVHTIFTFLFVVGASFHIYFNWKVLITYLRTKLHEGMKRKRELMLSSTLAGLILVFTIVDIPPFKTVMDFGEEIANSWVSPKEEPPIPHAELLTLADLTAKLQMELPAVINRLQERNIIPDSQTIQVRDLADKYDMTAKELFGIISPQKPKPLIAEGMGFGRKTISQICEQYDVSIEDGMRRLKEKSIEASFDDNLRDLADKYRMTPIDIVKIIVPDEM; encoded by the coding sequence ATGGAATCAAAAACTAAAAAGAAATTTCAATGGCGGTCGTTTACAACTTTTTATATTGTCATATCTTTTCTCATCATAAGCATATCAGGAATTATCTTATACATCACACCGCCCGGTAGGGTGGCAAATTGGTCGGATTGGAAATTTATCGGCTTAACCAAATATCAATGGCAGTCGGTGCATACAATTTTCACGTTTCTCTTTGTTGTGGGTGCAAGTTTTCACATTTATTTTAATTGGAAAGTTTTAATTACGTATTTGAGAACGAAGTTGCACGAAGGTATGAAGCGCAAACGGGAACTAATGCTTTCTTCCACGCTCGCAGGATTAATTCTTGTCTTCACAATTGTAGATATACCGCCATTTAAAACTGTCATGGATTTTGGTGAAGAGATAGCGAACTCATGGGTCTCTCCAAAAGAAGAACCGCCAATCCCTCATGCAGAATTACTAACCCTTGCCGACTTAACCGCAAAATTACAAATGGAACTTCCTGCTGTCATAAATCGATTACAGGAAAGAAACATCATCCCGGATAGTCAGACTATTCAAGTGCGCGACCTTGCTGATAAATATGATATGACAGCGAAAGAATTATTCGGGATTATCTCACCGCAAAAACCGAAGCCGTTGATAGCTGAAGGCATGGGATTTGGCAGGAAGACAATTTCCCAAATTTGTGAGCAGTATGATGTATCTATTGAAGATGGGATGCGAAGATTGAAGGAGAAATCAATTGAAGCATCCTTCGATGATAATCTAAGAGACTTAGCCGATAAATATCGAATGACGCCGATTGATATTGTAAAGATAATAGTGCCAGATGAAATGTAA